A single region of the Pseudomonas mandelii genome encodes:
- a CDS encoding amino acid ABC transporter ATP-binding protein, with protein sequence MRSIVKAVSLNKYYDQFHALKDVNIEVEQGEVLCIIGPSGSGKSTLLRCVNQLEKIDKGGLWVDGELVGYRVVGNKLHELNESQIARQRLSTGMVFQRFNLFPHMTVLQNIIEGPCQVLKRSPKEAHEEAVELLARVGLADKRNSYPIELSGGQQQRVAIARALAMRPKLMLFDEPTSALDPELVGEVLSVMRDLAQTGMTMIVVTHELGFAREVANRMVFMDGGQIVEAGSPEEILISPQNPRTQSFISAVRT encoded by the coding sequence ATGAGAAGCATCGTCAAGGCCGTGAGCCTGAACAAATATTACGACCAGTTCCACGCGCTCAAGGACGTCAACATCGAAGTCGAGCAAGGCGAAGTGCTGTGCATCATTGGCCCGTCCGGCTCCGGCAAAAGTACCTTGCTGCGTTGCGTCAACCAGCTGGAAAAGATCGACAAGGGCGGCCTGTGGGTCGACGGCGAACTGGTGGGTTACCGGGTCGTCGGCAACAAACTGCACGAGCTCAATGAGTCGCAGATCGCCCGTCAACGCCTGTCCACCGGCATGGTGTTCCAGCGTTTCAACCTGTTCCCGCACATGACTGTGCTGCAAAACATCATCGAAGGGCCGTGCCAGGTGCTCAAGCGTTCGCCCAAAGAGGCGCACGAAGAAGCCGTGGAATTGCTCGCTCGCGTCGGCCTGGCCGACAAGCGTAACAGCTACCCGATCGAACTCTCGGGTGGTCAGCAGCAACGCGTCGCCATTGCCCGTGCCCTGGCCATGCGTCCCAAGCTGATGCTGTTCGATGAACCCACTTCGGCACTCGACCCGGAACTGGTCGGTGAGGTGCTGTCGGTGATGCGTGACCTGGCGCAAACCGGCATGACCATGATCGTCGTCACCCATGAACTGGGCTTTGCCCGTGAGGTTGCCAACCGCATGGTGTTCATGGACGGCGGGCAGATCGTGGAGGCTGGAAGCCCCGAAGAAATACTAATAAGTCCGCAAAACCCGCGCACCCAAAGCTTCATTTCTGCCGTTCGAACCTAA